Proteins encoded together in one Desulfosporosinus meridiei DSM 13257 window:
- a CDS encoding sigma-54 interaction domain-containing protein, with translation MVELMAVKDYAQQIAEAIATVVKIDIEIADHKLMRIAGTGRYQKLVGQSMDRQGYIYQEVLRTGHQFVIETPGIHPLCAPCKARGNCSEKYEVVSPINVDDKAVGAIGLICFTEAQAKLIQENQQSYLIFLTKMAETIALKLKEQEFLAGLVSANHYLNSIIDCLEEGLITVDLEGNVLHYNQSAKRLFSANLLTPRTHLKSLFSPQIVSDILRVGTNVDEVIEREVQLETKKNKAQMILRALPIDSEGGVKSIGVTLRPFDEIGRIVHRLSLQDAGYTIEDILGVSDTVQQIRERAKVVAASQSTVLIRGESGTGKEMLARSIHNLSSRQQGMFMAINCTAIPEALLESELFGYEEGAFTGARKGGKIGKFELANKGTLFLDEIGDMPLFLQAKILRVLQERQIERIGGIVPIPVDVRVIAATHRNLEEMMAKGEFREDLYYRINVIPIDIKPLRERKEDIQILCEHFINGFNQRLNKNVRFLSDRFRQRLVEYSWPGNVRELQNIIEYAMNLANDSTLTEEHLSPRLKNNQALNLEDEFNLEKVERETILRCYQMFGGGVQGKEKAAKALGIGIATLYRKLARYNIE, from the coding sequence ATGGTTGAACTTATGGCCGTTAAAGATTATGCACAACAGATTGCGGAAGCTATTGCTACTGTCGTGAAAATCGATATCGAGATAGCGGATCATAAATTAATGCGGATTGCCGGGACGGGCAGATACCAGAAGCTTGTTGGTCAATCTATGGATCGGCAAGGGTATATCTACCAGGAAGTCTTGCGGACCGGGCATCAGTTTGTTATTGAAACCCCGGGGATACATCCTTTGTGTGCCCCGTGTAAGGCGCGGGGGAATTGCTCTGAGAAGTACGAAGTTGTCTCTCCCATCAATGTCGATGATAAAGCTGTCGGGGCGATTGGATTGATCTGCTTCACAGAGGCTCAAGCTAAACTCATTCAGGAGAATCAGCAGTCCTATCTGATTTTCTTAACTAAGATGGCGGAAACCATCGCGCTAAAGTTGAAAGAGCAAGAGTTTTTAGCAGGGCTGGTTTCAGCGAATCACTATCTTAATTCAATTATCGATTGTTTGGAAGAAGGGCTGATAACTGTAGATCTTGAGGGGAATGTTCTCCACTATAACCAATCTGCCAAACGCTTGTTCAGTGCTAACCTGCTAACTCCCAGGACTCATTTGAAGAGCTTATTTTCCCCGCAGATAGTCTCTGACATTCTAAGGGTGGGGACTAATGTGGACGAAGTTATTGAACGAGAAGTTCAATTAGAAACCAAAAAGAATAAGGCGCAAATGATCCTAAGGGCTTTGCCCATTGATAGTGAAGGTGGAGTTAAGAGCATTGGTGTAACTCTGCGGCCATTTGATGAAATTGGACGAATTGTTCATCGCCTCTCCCTCCAAGATGCGGGATACACTATTGAGGATATTTTAGGTGTTAGTGATACGGTGCAGCAAATTCGGGAACGTGCTAAGGTTGTGGCAGCCAGCCAGTCGACAGTTCTCATTCGGGGGGAAAGCGGAACCGGCAAGGAAATGCTGGCACGCTCCATTCATAATCTGAGTTCCAGACAACAAGGGATGTTCATGGCAATTAACTGTACAGCAATCCCGGAAGCCCTTCTGGAAAGCGAGCTTTTCGGGTATGAGGAAGGTGCCTTTACCGGTGCTCGTAAAGGAGGGAAGATTGGAAAGTTTGAATTAGCCAATAAAGGTACGCTTTTTCTCGATGAAATTGGGGATATGCCTTTGTTTTTGCAGGCCAAGATTCTTCGAGTGCTGCAGGAGCGTCAGATCGAGCGGATCGGTGGCATAGTGCCCATCCCTGTCGATGTTCGAGTTATTGCAGCAACCCACCGCAACCTTGAGGAAATGATGGCTAAGGGAGAGTTTCGAGAAGATCTCTACTATCGGATCAATGTAATCCCTATAGACATAAAACCTTTGCGGGAACGTAAGGAGGATATCCAGATTTTATGCGAACATTTTATTAATGGATTTAACCAGCGGCTTAATAAGAATGTTCGATTTTTATCGGATAGATTCCGACAAAGGTTGGTAGAATACAGCTGGCCGGGGAATGTTCGTGAATTACAGAACATCATTGAATACGCAATGAATTTGGCTAATGACTCAACCTTAACTGAGGAACACTTGTCGCCAAGGCTTAAGAACAATCAGGCCTTGAATCTGGAAGATGAATTTAATCTGGAAAAGGTTGAGCGGGAGACTATCCTGCGTTGTTATCAGATGTTTGGTGGAGGGGTTCAAGGCAAGGAAAAAGCCGCCAAAGCTTTGGGGATTGGGATAGCGACACTCTATCGCAAGCTTGCCCGTTATAACATAGAATAA